In a single window of the Halobaculum lipolyticum genome:
- a CDS encoding mechanosensitive ion channel domain-containing protein, whose translation MTAPPLQSGSTLVATALDRFVADVSAALPEVLAGVVFLVIAGVGIKLFMTVLRAFLKRTVPGDSPVYRQFVATVVAVFLWFGIGLSFLSIVGLDGIATSLGTAAGFLALGVSYATSSMIADAVAGVYLLRDPDFNPGDSVDIGGTVGVVRSIELRKTRLTVDDDTVVRGNAEIEKKWTKLDDADPETTVAATADD comes from the coding sequence ATGACCGCACCGCCGCTCCAGTCCGGATCGACGCTCGTGGCGACCGCGCTCGACCGGTTCGTCGCCGACGTCTCGGCCGCGCTGCCCGAAGTCCTCGCCGGCGTCGTCTTTCTCGTGATCGCCGGGGTCGGGATCAAACTCTTCATGACCGTCCTCCGTGCGTTCCTGAAACGGACGGTCCCCGGCGACTCGCCCGTCTACCGGCAGTTCGTCGCCACGGTCGTCGCGGTGTTCCTCTGGTTCGGCATCGGGCTGTCGTTCCTCTCCATCGTCGGGCTGGACGGCATCGCCACCTCGCTGGGCACGGCGGCCGGCTTCCTCGCGCTGGGCGTCTCCTACGCCACCTCGAGCATGATCGCCGACGCCGTGGCGGGCGTGTACCTCCTCCGCGACCCCGACTTCAACCCCGGCGACAGCGTCGACATCGGCGGCACCGTCGGCGTGGTGCGGTCGATCGAGTTGCGCAAGACCCGCCTCACCGTCGACGACGACACCGTCGTCCGCGGCAACGCCGAGATCGAGAAGAAGTGGACGAAACTCGACGACGCGGACCCCGAGACGACGGTGGCGGCGACCGCGGACGACTGA
- a CDS encoding DUF5816 domain-containing protein, with protein sequence MNLEVVETAAGDLYVDRADGERGAKAPFFHTYADEAGEVRWGYLCGNCETVNNAMDSMGRIECNECGNIRKPEEWDAAHE encoded by the coding sequence ATGAACCTCGAAGTCGTCGAGACGGCCGCCGGAGACCTCTACGTCGACCGCGCGGACGGCGAGCGCGGCGCGAAGGCACCGTTCTTCCACACGTACGCCGACGAGGCGGGCGAGGTCCGCTGGGGCTACCTGTGCGGGAACTGCGAGACGGTGAACAACGCGATGGACTCGATGGGGCGCATCGAGTGCAACGAGTGCGGGAACATCCGCAAGCCCGAGGAGTGGGACGCGGCCCACGAGTAG
- a CDS encoding HesB/IscA family protein: protein MSTDASGGGDLDAAVTVTPAAAEEAVSLLEGEGMDTDVSGLRLFVQQGGCAGLSYGMRFDTEPEEDDRITEQHGLRVFVDPASMNYIGGSTLDYESGLQAAGFHVENPNIEAECGCGESFRT, encoded by the coding sequence ATGAGTACCGACGCGTCCGGAGGTGGCGACCTCGATGCCGCCGTCACGGTGACGCCGGCCGCGGCCGAGGAAGCCGTCTCCCTGTTGGAGGGCGAGGGGATGGACACAGACGTGAGCGGACTGCGGCTGTTCGTCCAGCAGGGCGGCTGTGCGGGGTTGTCCTACGGGATGCGCTTCGACACCGAACCGGAGGAGGACGACCGGATCACCGAACAGCACGGGCTGCGCGTGTTCGTCGACCCGGCGTCGATGAACTACATCGGCGGCTCGACGCTCGACTACGAGTCGGGGCTGCAGGCCGCGGGGTTCCACGTCGAGAACCCGAACATCGAGGCCGAGTGCGGCTGCGGCGAGTCGTTCCGGACGTAA
- a CDS encoding class I SAM-dependent DNA methyltransferase, protein MPTFADACDAVLTDPGGDHSLYTTLAPIYERLLVTAEARYDAQVLAVTERVPTSARVVLNAGCGVGRLLPALADRHGAVVGLDASAELLSIAGGHVAAGEGVSLVEADVSDPETDLNRRFDAAVSFDYLTAHLHGAALDRGLATLRRHLHDGGTVVVDAVADRRALAEDSPSVFRDERYTAERAVDVVDAGDGTGDLIRIADYRVTDSRTGEGAVAREREPVRTFAAAELADALEAAGFRSVGVEADVVEDGSLVATARV, encoded by the coding sequence ATGCCAACCTTCGCGGACGCGTGCGACGCCGTGCTGACGGACCCCGGCGGCGACCACTCGCTGTACACCACGCTCGCGCCCATCTACGAGCGACTGCTCGTGACCGCGGAGGCCCGGTACGACGCGCAGGTGCTTGCGGTGACCGAGCGCGTGCCGACCAGCGCACGGGTCGTGTTGAACGCCGGCTGCGGGGTCGGCCGGCTCCTCCCCGCGCTTGCGGACCGCCACGGGGCGGTCGTCGGACTCGACGCCTCCGCGGAGTTGCTCTCGATCGCCGGCGGCCACGTGGCCGCGGGCGAGGGGGTCTCGCTGGTCGAGGCGGACGTGTCCGACCCCGAGACGGACCTGAACCGCCGCTTCGACGCGGCCGTCTCCTTCGACTACCTCACCGCGCACCTCCACGGGGCGGCGCTCGACCGCGGACTGGCGACGCTCCGGCGCCACCTCCACGACGGAGGGACCGTCGTCGTCGACGCCGTCGCCGACAGGCGCGCGCTCGCGGAGGACTCCCCGTCGGTGTTCCGCGACGAGCGCTACACCGCCGAACGCGCGGTCGACGTCGTCGACGCGGGCGACGGCACCGGCGACCTGATCCGGATCGCCGACTACCGCGTCACCGACAGCCGGACCGGCGAGGGAGCCGTGGCGCGCGAGCGCGAACCGGTGCGGACGTTCGCGGCCGCCGAACTGGCGGACGCGCTCGAAGCGGCGGGGTTCCGCTCGGTCGGGGTCGAAGCCGACGTCGTCGAGGACGGCTCGCTGGTCGCGACCGCTCGCGTGTAG
- the hisD gene encoding histidinol dehydrogenase → MEPRQVADLSPDERRAFFERDAGVDAVRGDVRDIVERVRDEGDAALREFSREFDGVEVANIDSTDEAERAVEAVDDDVLAAIRESIANVEAFHEAQLPEDWTREFADGRELGKRFRPLDRVGVYVPGGTAAYPSSAIMGVVPAKVAGVEHVAVVTPPAEEVNPATLAAIHEAGADAVYTVGGAQAIGALAYGTETVTRVRKVVGPGNKWVTAAKAEVRGDVEIDFLAGPSEVLVLADDTADATAVATDLLAQAEHDPNASVVAVTDSADLAAAVCEELDARAPDRDRAETIEAALDGEASGVLVARSMPEAVLFAEEYAAEHLSIQATDDEQLLDRITNVGSAFLGRYTPVAAGDYASGTNHVLPTNGGAKAFGGLSTETFLRSSTVQRLSADGLRDLSETVTTLAEAEGLEAHAESVRARFEDDE, encoded by the coding sequence CGCGACATCGTCGAGCGCGTCCGCGACGAGGGCGACGCCGCCCTCCGGGAGTTCTCCCGGGAGTTCGACGGCGTCGAGGTGGCGAACATCGACAGCACGGACGAGGCCGAGCGCGCCGTCGAGGCGGTCGACGACGACGTGCTCGCGGCGATCCGCGAGTCCATCGCGAACGTCGAGGCGTTCCACGAGGCCCAACTCCCCGAGGACTGGACGCGCGAGTTCGCCGACGGCCGCGAGTTGGGCAAGCGGTTCCGCCCGCTCGACCGCGTCGGCGTGTACGTCCCCGGCGGCACCGCCGCCTACCCCTCCTCGGCGATCATGGGCGTCGTCCCCGCGAAGGTCGCCGGGGTCGAACACGTCGCCGTCGTGACGCCGCCGGCCGAGGAGGTGAACCCCGCGACGCTGGCGGCGATCCACGAGGCGGGCGCCGACGCGGTGTACACCGTCGGCGGCGCACAGGCGATCGGCGCGCTCGCGTACGGGACCGAGACGGTCACGCGCGTCCGGAAGGTCGTCGGCCCGGGCAACAAGTGGGTGACCGCCGCGAAAGCCGAGGTCCGCGGCGACGTGGAGATCGACTTCCTCGCCGGGCCATCGGAGGTGCTCGTCCTCGCGGACGACACCGCCGACGCGACGGCGGTCGCGACGGACCTCCTCGCGCAGGCCGAACACGACCCGAACGCCTCCGTCGTCGCCGTGACGGACTCGGCCGACCTCGCGGCGGCCGTCTGCGAGGAACTCGACGCGCGGGCGCCCGACCGCGACCGCGCGGAGACCATCGAAGCGGCGCTGGACGGCGAGGCGTCGGGCGTGCTCGTGGCCCGCTCGATGCCCGAGGCGGTGCTGTTCGCCGAGGAGTACGCCGCCGAACACCTGTCGATCCAGGCGACCGACGACGAGCAACTGCTCGACCGGATCACGAACGTCGGATCGGCGTTCCTCGGGCGGTACACCCCCGTTGCCGCCGGCGACTACGCCTCGGGGACGAACCACGTGCTGCCGACGAACGGCGGGGCGAAGGCGTTCGGCGGGCTGTCGACGGAGACGTTCCTCCGCTCGTCGACCGTCCAGCGGCTCTCCGCGGACGGCCTGCGCGACCTCTCGGAGACGGTGACGACGCTCGCGGAGGCCGAGGGGTTGGAGGCGCACGCCGAGAGCGTCCGGGCGCGCTTCGAGGACGACGAGTAG